The Sebastes fasciatus isolate fSebFas1 chromosome 13, fSebFas1.pri, whole genome shotgun sequence genome includes a region encoding these proteins:
- the LOC141781043 gene encoding immunoglobulin lambda-1 light chain-like, producing the protein MLGILCTLITALTCVSGVTVVTQNPPVLTVRTGETVTMDCNLGTVTDSPSRWYKQTPGGVPQFVLIYQRSWWSVTYGSGFSSPKHTSNYQNETHYHFIINNVEEGDSAVYYCQTWDSSAMVFGPGTKLTVTSSSLSPPVLTVFPPSTAELQSNKASLVCLAALPSQFKGFADVTWLGDGCPVSSGISTSPAVQQPDQTFQISSYLSIKTSHWITDRVFTCKVSLGFQTAEKNMTRSDCPIK; encoded by the exons ATGCTGGGGATCCTCTGCACTCTCATCACTGCTCTAACAT GTGTGAGTGGTGTGACGGTGGTGACACAGAATCCTCCTGTTTTGACAGTGCGGACAGGAGAGACAGTCACCATGGACTGTAACCTGGGGACTGTTACTGACAGTCCTTCTCGCTGGTATAAACAGACTCCTGGAGGAGTTCCTCAGTTTGTGCTGATTTACCAGCGAAGTTGGTGGTCTGTAACTTATGGTTCTGGTTTCTCCTCTCCAAAACACACATCTAATTATCAGAATGAGACACATTATCATTTCATCATCAACAATGTGGAGGAGGGAGACTCAGCAGTCTACTACTGTCAAACATGGGACAGCTCTGCTA TGGTATTCGGACCAGGCACCAAGCTGACTGTGACAA GCTCCAGCCTCTCTCCTCCCGTCCTGACAGTCTTCCCTCCATCCACCGCTGAGCTCCAGTCCAACAAAGCCTCTCTGGTCTGTCTCGCTGCTCTGCCCAGTCAGTTTAAGGGTTTTGCAGATGTTACCTGGTTGGGTGATGGGTGTCCAGTGAGCAGTGGGATCTCAACCAGCCCTGCTGTTCAGCAACCAGACCAGACTTTCCAAATCAGCAGCTACTTGTCCATTAAAACCTCACATTGGATCACGGATCGGGTTTTCacatgtaaagtgtctttgggCTTCCAGACTGCAGAGAAAAACATGACAAGGTCTGACTGCCCCATAAAATAG
- the LOC141781042 gene encoding immunoglobulin lambda-1 light chain-like: protein MLGILCTLITALTYVDAVKVVTQTPAVHTVSTGQQAVLNCNIQRPESYYVSWYKQVHGGAPQYVLRFYHSESSPTFGSGFSSDRFNSKSSSNIDYEFIIKQTEAGDSAVYYCMTWDNSAKEYVFGPGTKLTVTSSSFSPPVLTVFPPSSAELQSNKASLVCLSSQSGPFADVSWLSGGSPVSSGISTSTAVQQPDHTFQISSYLAVQTSDWNTDQVYTCKVSLGSQTSEKNIKKSDCPTEQ from the exons ATGCTGGGGATCCTCTGCACTCTCATCACTGCTCTAACAT ATGTTGATGCAGTGAAAGTGGTGACTCAGACGCCTGCTGTCCACACAGTTTCTACAGGACAACAGGCTGTTCTCAACTGCAACATCCAGAGACCTGAAAGCTATTATGTCAGTTGGTATAAACAGGTTCATGGTGGAGCTCCTCAGTATGTTCTCAGATTCTACCATAGTGAAAGTTCACCCACCTTTGGATCAGGATTCTCTTCAGACCGATTCAACTCTAAATCCTCATCAAACATAGATTATGAGTTCATCATAAAGCAGACAGAGGCAGGAGACTCTGCTGTCTATTACTGTATGACATGGGATAACTCTGCTAAGGAGTAC GTATTCGGACCAGGCACCAAGCTGACTGTGACAA GCTCCAgcttctctcctcctgtcctgaCAGTCTTCCCTCCGTCCAGTGCTGAGCTCCAGTCCAACAAAGCCTCTCTGGTCTGTCTGTCCAGTCAGTCTGGGCCTTTTGCAGATGTGAGCTGGTTGTCTGGTGGGAGTCCAGTGAGCAGTGGGATCTCTACCAGCACCGCTGTTCAGCAACCAGACCACACTTTCCAAATCAGCAGCTATCTGGCCGTCCAGACGTCAGACTGGAACACGGATCAGGTTTACacatgtaaagtgtctttgggCTCCCAGACTTCAGAGAAAAACATCAAGAAGTCAGACTGTCCCACTGAACAATAG